Proteins encoded within one genomic window of Amycolatopsis sp. 2-15:
- a CDS encoding ABC transporter ATP-binding protein, translating into MQPATVDSPVAAGVRRVVKIHGRGDTAVRALDHVTLDFPAQRFTSVLGPSGSGKSTLMHCLAGLDTVDAGSVRIGRTELTGLPDSALTRLRRDHVGFVFQSFNLLPTMTAEENILLGLRLAGRKPDPAWLRVVVDALGLRQRLRHHPGELSGGQQQRVACARALIGRPQVVFADEPTGNLDSRAGAEVLGFLRASVRELGQTVVMVTHDPVAASYTDHGVLLADGRVAAHVPRPTADSVLAALTGLGV; encoded by the coding sequence ATGCAACCAGCCACAGTGGACAGTCCCGTCGCAGCGGGAGTGCGGCGGGTCGTCAAGATCCACGGACGCGGCGACACGGCGGTGCGGGCCTTGGACCACGTGACCCTCGACTTCCCGGCGCAGCGGTTCACGTCCGTGCTCGGCCCGTCGGGCTCCGGCAAATCGACGCTGATGCACTGCCTCGCCGGACTGGACACCGTGGACGCCGGCAGCGTCCGGATCGGACGGACCGAGCTCACCGGGCTCCCCGACTCGGCGCTCACCCGGCTGCGGCGCGACCACGTGGGGTTCGTGTTCCAGTCGTTCAACCTCCTGCCGACCATGACGGCCGAGGAGAACATCCTGCTCGGCCTGCGCCTGGCCGGCCGCAAGCCCGACCCGGCGTGGTTGCGTGTGGTCGTCGACGCGCTCGGCCTGCGGCAACGCCTGCGCCACCACCCCGGGGAACTGTCCGGCGGTCAGCAACAGCGCGTGGCGTGCGCACGAGCGCTGATCGGACGGCCGCAGGTCGTGTTCGCCGACGAGCCCACCGGCAACCTCGACTCGCGAGCCGGTGCCGAGGTACTCGGTTTCCTGCGCGCCTCCGTGCGCGAGCTGGGCCAGACGGTGGTGATGGTGACGCACGATCCCGTCGCCGCCTCCTACACCGACCACGGCGTGCTGCTGGCCGACGGTCGCGTCGCCGCACACGTGCCCCGCCCGACCGCCGACTCCGTGCTGGCCGCGCTGACCGGCCTGGGGGTGTGA
- a CDS encoding response regulator transcription factor: protein MRVLVVEDEKRLAETLRWGLEADGYAVDLAHDGETGLEWGQLHPYQVIVLDIMLPKLNGYRVCAALRERGVTTPILMLTAKNGEYDEAEALDTGADDFLSKPFSYVVLTARLRALVRRGRAGPAAALAFGDLVLDPAKRTCRRGGTPVALTTKEFAVLECLLRHDGHVVAKHEILGQVWDVAYEGDPNIVEVYVSALRRKLDAPFGRRTIATVRGVGYRLVADGPGASHE from the coding sequence ATGAGGGTGCTCGTGGTCGAGGACGAGAAGCGGTTGGCCGAGACGTTGCGGTGGGGGCTCGAGGCCGACGGGTACGCCGTGGACCTGGCCCACGATGGCGAGACGGGGCTGGAATGGGGGCAGCTGCACCCGTACCAGGTGATCGTGCTGGACATCATGCTGCCGAAGCTCAACGGCTACCGGGTGTGCGCCGCGCTGCGCGAGCGTGGGGTGACGACGCCGATCCTCATGCTGACGGCCAAGAACGGCGAGTACGACGAGGCGGAGGCTCTCGACACCGGTGCCGACGACTTCCTGAGCAAGCCGTTCTCCTACGTGGTGCTCACCGCCCGGCTGCGCGCGCTGGTCCGCCGCGGCCGGGCGGGTCCGGCGGCGGCCCTGGCGTTCGGCGACCTGGTGCTGGATCCCGCGAAACGCACGTGCCGGCGCGGCGGTACGCCGGTCGCGTTGACCACGAAGGAGTTCGCCGTGCTCGAATGCCTGCTGCGCCACGACGGGCACGTGGTGGCGAAGCACGAGATCCTCGGGCAGGTGTGGGACGTCGCGTACGAGGGGGATCCGAACATCGTGGAGGTCTATGTGAGCGCGTTGCGGCGCAAGCTGGACGCGCCGTTCGGGCGGCGCACGATCGCCACCGTGCGCGGCGTGGGGTACCGGCTGGTCGCCGACGGACCCGGCGCGTCGCATGAGTAG
- a CDS encoding sensor histidine kinase codes for MSRWWPESVRRSTALAAVLLSVLVFGLGWWGIRQFVATQLSRNAVRATRAQLDRVADAYRLGVIDSAALNGDAMFEVVADDGRAVVHSGNLTRLDPAWQPLPPAPRDAPHGWTTTTTAALHPGTHPQWREYRTYTVVGTVVDDVPANLVEPIGREGSTVDTGLSRAASSTHYRLTLYLFVLPWDTLTTLTLFDDTLEVFVPLAVLLTALVAWFAAGRALRPVEAIRGELAEVSGSQLGRRVPVPRSRDEIARLAHTTNATLDRLQHAHEQQERFVADASHELRSPLANLRTGLEVALTHPERADWPAVAERSLLDVRRLHRITADLLQLTVDPGRVAPVEVDLADVVREQVAERSAALGRPTVRSFVDDPVRVLGQPVQLERLLRNLLDNAVRHATSAVTVTVGRDGTSVVLEVLDDGPGIPPADRERVFDRFARLDDARTRDAGGSGLGLTLAREIARRHGGSLAAADSETGARLVARLPAARPAR; via the coding sequence ATGAGTAGGTGGTGGCCCGAGTCGGTGCGGCGGAGCACGGCGCTCGCGGCGGTGCTGCTCAGCGTGCTGGTGTTCGGGCTGGGCTGGTGGGGGATCCGCCAGTTCGTGGCGACGCAGCTGTCGCGCAACGCCGTGCGGGCGACCCGGGCGCAGCTCGATCGGGTCGCCGACGCGTACCGCCTGGGCGTGATCGACTCGGCGGCGCTCAACGGCGATGCGATGTTCGAGGTGGTCGCCGACGACGGCCGCGCCGTGGTCCACAGCGGCAACCTGACCCGGCTGGATCCCGCTTGGCAGCCGCTGCCGCCGGCCCCTCGCGACGCGCCGCACGGGTGGACGACGACCACGACCGCCGCGCTGCACCCGGGCACCCACCCGCAGTGGCGCGAGTACCGCACCTACACCGTGGTGGGCACGGTCGTCGACGATGTGCCGGCCAACCTGGTGGAACCGATCGGCCGTGAGGGGTCCACTGTGGACACCGGCTTGTCGCGTGCCGCCTCGAGCACGCACTACCGGTTGACGCTTTACCTGTTCGTGCTCCCGTGGGACACGCTCACCACACTGACGCTGTTCGACGACACCCTCGAGGTGTTCGTGCCGCTGGCCGTGCTCCTCACGGCCCTCGTCGCGTGGTTCGCCGCCGGGCGCGCGCTGCGGCCCGTGGAGGCGATCCGCGGCGAGCTCGCCGAAGTGAGCGGCAGCCAGCTCGGCCGCCGCGTGCCGGTGCCGCGCTCGCGTGACGAGATCGCACGTCTGGCGCACACGACCAACGCCACGCTCGACCGCCTGCAGCACGCCCACGAACAGCAGGAACGATTTGTCGCCGACGCGAGCCACGAGCTGCGCAGCCCCCTGGCGAACCTGCGGACCGGCCTGGAGGTCGCCCTCACACATCCGGAGCGCGCCGACTGGCCTGCCGTCGCCGAACGCTCGTTGCTCGACGTCCGGCGCCTGCACCGCATCACGGCCGACCTCCTGCAGCTCACCGTCGACCCCGGTCGCGTCGCGCCGGTGGAGGTCGACCTGGCGGACGTGGTGCGTGAGCAGGTCGCCGAACGTTCGGCCGCGCTCGGCCGCCCGACCGTGCGATCCTTTGTGGATGATCCCGTGCGAGTGCTCGGTCAACCCGTGCAACTCGAACGCCTGCTGCGCAACCTCCTCGACAACGCCGTCCGCCACGCGACTTCCGCGGTGACCGTCACCGTGGGTCGCGACGGCACCTCTGTGGTGCTGGAGGTGCTCGACGACGGCCCCGGCATTCCGCCGGCCGATCGGGAACGCGTCTTCGACCGCTTCGCCCGCCTCGACGACGCCCGCACCCGCGACGCCGGCGGCTCCGGATTGGGCCTCACGCTGGCACGGGAAATCGCTCGTCGCCACGGCGGTTCCCTGGCGGCGGCCGACTCGGAAACCGGCGCCCGCCTGGTCGCGCGATTGCCCGCCGCGCGACCAGCACGTTGA
- a CDS encoding aldo/keto reductase, whose protein sequence is MPQLGFGVFQVPPAETKTAVKTALGAGYRSIDTATAYGNEAAVGEALAESGITRDELFITTKLWNSDQGYDQTLRAFDASVAALGLEQLDLYLIHWPLPARDKYVATWKALEKLYADDRVRAIGVSNFQPAHLRRILDEGSVVPAVNQIELHPYLVQSQVRAFDAEHGIATEAWSPLAKGGDLLAESVVTDVAARHRRTPAQVVLRWHLQLGNVVIPKSVTPSRVAENLDVFGFTLTDDDLAALSALDRDGRTGPDPDTFDLV, encoded by the coding sequence ATGCCGCAGCTCGGCTTCGGCGTCTTCCAGGTACCGCCCGCCGAGACGAAGACCGCGGTCAAGACCGCACTGGGCGCCGGCTACCGCAGCATCGACACCGCCACCGCGTACGGCAACGAAGCCGCCGTCGGCGAGGCGCTCGCCGAATCCGGCATCACCCGCGACGAACTGTTCATCACCACCAAACTGTGGAACAGCGACCAGGGCTACGACCAGACGCTGCGCGCCTTCGACGCCAGCGTCGCCGCCCTCGGGCTCGAGCAGCTCGACCTCTACCTCATCCACTGGCCGCTGCCCGCCCGCGACAAGTACGTCGCCACGTGGAAAGCACTGGAGAAGCTGTACGCCGACGACCGCGTCCGCGCCATCGGCGTCTCCAACTTCCAGCCCGCGCACCTGCGCCGCATCCTCGACGAGGGCAGCGTGGTGCCGGCCGTGAACCAGATCGAGCTGCACCCCTACCTCGTGCAGTCACAAGTGCGCGCCTTCGACGCCGAGCACGGCATCGCCACCGAAGCCTGGAGCCCTCTCGCCAAGGGCGGCGACCTGCTGGCCGAATCCGTCGTCACCGACGTGGCCGCGCGGCACAGGCGCACGCCCGCCCAGGTGGTGCTGCGGTGGCACCTGCAACTGGGCAACGTGGTCATCCCGAAATCCGTCACACCCTCACGCGTGGCGGAAAACCTCGACGTCTTCGGCTTCACCCTCACCGACGACGACCTCGCCGCCCTCTCGGCCCTCGACCGCGACGGGCGCACCGGTCCAGACCCCGACACCTTCGACCTGGTGTGA
- a CDS encoding nitroreductase family deazaflavin-dependent oxidoreductase → MPLEGEYEPSPVKYVRDQVELYESSGGTEGTVSPDVGLPVIILTTRGAKSGKIRKTPLMRVAHEGTYMTVASQGGAPKHPVWYFNVKADPHVELQDGPVRRDMRAREVTGAEKAEWWERAVAVYPSYAEYQSKTDREIPVFVLEPVDGS, encoded by the coding sequence GTGCCTCTCGAGGGCGAGTACGAGCCGAGCCCGGTGAAGTACGTGCGTGATCAGGTGGAGTTGTATGAGAGTTCCGGCGGGACCGAGGGGACCGTCTCGCCCGACGTCGGGTTGCCGGTCATCATCCTGACGACCCGGGGCGCGAAAAGTGGGAAAATTCGCAAGACGCCGCTGATGCGGGTGGCGCACGAGGGGACGTACATGACGGTTGCCTCGCAGGGTGGCGCGCCGAAGCATCCGGTGTGGTATTTCAATGTCAAGGCCGACCCGCACGTTGAACTGCAGGACGGCCCGGTCCGGCGGGACATGCGGGCGCGTGAGGTCACCGGAGCGGAGAAGGCCGAGTGGTGGGAGCGCGCCGTCGCGGTGTATCCGTCGTATGCGGAGTATCAGAGCAAGACCGACCGGGAGATCCCCGTGTTTGTGCTGGAACCGGTTGACGGCAGCTGA
- a CDS encoding alpha/beta fold hydrolase: MHVAETGAGSPVLLLHGWAKHWYMWRHVMPLLSDSHRLIAVDLRGAGWSDAPRSGYRTAELVDDLRALLDALGLGRVALVGHDRGAALAFQLALDDPDRVTHVVALNELHPYLDVRRMVRNAWRYLWTPFVETPLVGRFVLAHIPSFTRAWLRRGVADRASMPADAVAAYMDVLRQPDIARAGEQLMYQFAYKEFIPMLRHAETRKLRPPTLLLAGGADPFTPPAMLGAATPHAADLRVEVVDAAGHHLPEECPELVAANIRDHLNRI, from the coding sequence ATGCACGTCGCCGAGACGGGTGCCGGATCCCCTGTCCTCCTGCTGCACGGCTGGGCGAAGCACTGGTACATGTGGCGGCACGTCATGCCCCTCCTGAGCGACTCGCACCGGCTCATCGCGGTCGACCTGCGCGGGGCCGGCTGGTCGGACGCGCCGAGGAGTGGTTACCGCACCGCCGAGCTCGTCGACGATCTGAGGGCACTTCTCGACGCTTTGGGACTGGGCAGGGTCGCGCTCGTCGGGCACGACCGTGGTGCCGCTCTGGCCTTCCAGCTCGCGCTGGACGATCCGGACCGCGTAACCCACGTGGTCGCCCTGAACGAACTCCACCCCTACCTCGATGTCCGACGAATGGTCCGCAACGCCTGGCGCTATTTGTGGACACCGTTCGTCGAGACACCGTTGGTCGGCCGTTTCGTCCTGGCGCACATCCCGTCCTTCACCCGTGCCTGGCTGCGTCGCGGTGTCGCCGACCGGGCGTCGATGCCGGCCGACGCCGTCGCCGCGTACATGGACGTGCTCCGCCAACCCGACATCGCGCGCGCCGGTGAACAGCTCATGTACCAGTTCGCATACAAAGAGTTCATCCCGATGCTGCGGCATGCGGAGACCCGCAAGCTTCGGCCACCCACGCTCTTGCTCGCCGGCGGAGCCGACCCGTTCACGCCTCCGGCAATGCTGGGTGCTGCCACACCGCACGCCGCAGACCTGCGCGTCGAAGTGGTCGATGCCGCAGGACACCACCTCCCCGAGGAGTGTCCCGAACTCGTCGCCGCCAATATTCGGGACCACCTGAATCGGATCTGA
- a CDS encoding TetR/AcrR family transcriptional regulator — translation MTAESHTRKRDAAATKAALLDAARELFAERGFDRATVRDIASRAGANQALLFRYFGSKEAVFEAAMTHGGFAQLDAIPPEHLFAETLRGLLKDTSERRDRSLETYLRSTGTGGAGAALRDQLGDAYGHALASLTDEPDAALRADLALAWLLGIGLVRAVTRKDPLASASVEDVARLTGPAIRTLLERSE, via the coding sequence ATGACCGCAGAATCGCACACCCGGAAACGGGACGCCGCGGCCACGAAAGCGGCGCTGCTCGACGCCGCCCGAGAACTGTTCGCGGAGCGCGGTTTCGACCGCGCCACCGTGCGTGACATCGCGAGCCGCGCCGGCGCGAACCAAGCGCTGCTCTTCCGCTACTTCGGCAGCAAAGAAGCCGTCTTCGAGGCCGCGATGACCCACGGCGGCTTCGCCCAGCTCGACGCGATCCCACCCGAGCACCTGTTCGCCGAAACCCTGCGCGGCCTCCTCAAAGACACCTCCGAACGCCGCGACCGCTCCCTCGAGACCTACCTGCGCTCAACCGGCACCGGTGGCGCGGGCGCCGCCCTGCGCGACCAGCTCGGCGATGCCTACGGCCACGCGCTGGCCTCCCTTACCGACGAGCCCGATGCCGCGCTGCGCGCCGACCTCGCGTTGGCGTGGCTGCTGGGCATCGGCCTGGTCCGCGCGGTGACGCGGAAGGATCCACTGGCGAGCGCTTCGGTGGAGGACGTGGCTCGGTTGACGGGGCCGGCGATCCGGACGTTGCTGGAGCGCAGCGAATAG
- a CDS encoding DODA-type extradiol aromatic ring-opening family dioxygenase has protein sequence MTGSPPAKAYHELVARVLPQARAQRTWRSDDGPLPALFISHGAPPTLDHPLWLNDLYAWGRSFPKPCGIVVVSAHWDSAPLAISNPAAGTPLYYDFGGFDRHYYTLPYATPDATALARRVTGAAADTTEVHQHPRRGLDHGAFIPLMAMYPAADVPVVQLSMPSLDPKALFDLGQRLRPLREEGILVIGSGFMTHSFEAARNPALAGHTRAFDVWAADALARGDVDALIDYRGKAPSADIAHPTADHFVPLLLTLGAAANPGATVTTRVERMFSNNSTRSVQIGGG, from the coding sequence ATGACCGGTTCGCCACCCGCCAAGGCCTACCACGAACTTGTGGCTCGCGTGCTGCCGCAGGCCCGGGCGCAGCGCACGTGGCGCAGCGACGACGGTCCACTGCCGGCGTTGTTCATCAGCCACGGCGCTCCGCCGACACTCGATCATCCGTTGTGGCTCAACGACCTCTACGCCTGGGGCCGGAGTTTTCCCAAGCCATGCGGCATTGTCGTCGTGTCTGCGCACTGGGACAGCGCGCCGCTCGCCATCAGTAATCCGGCCGCGGGAACACCGCTGTACTACGACTTCGGCGGATTCGACCGCCACTACTACACGTTGCCCTACGCAACGCCCGACGCCACCGCTTTGGCCCGGCGCGTCACCGGAGCCGCGGCCGACACCACCGAGGTGCACCAGCACCCGCGGCGCGGTCTCGACCACGGCGCGTTCATCCCGCTCATGGCGATGTACCCGGCGGCGGACGTCCCGGTCGTCCAGCTCAGCATGCCCAGCCTCGACCCGAAGGCGTTGTTCGACCTCGGACAGCGGCTGCGGCCGCTGCGCGAGGAGGGGATCCTCGTGATCGGCTCCGGTTTCATGACCCACAGCTTCGAGGCTGCACGCAACCCCGCACTGGCCGGCCACACCCGCGCCTTCGATGTCTGGGCCGCCGATGCCCTCGCCCGCGGCGACGTCGACGCCCTCATCGACTACCGCGGCAAAGCACCGAGCGCCGACATCGCACACCCGACCGCAGACCACTTCGTCCCGCTTCTGCTCACGCTCGGCGCCGCCGCCAACCCCGGCGCGACCGTCACCACCCGGGTAGAGCGAATGTTCAGCAACAACTCGACGCGTTCGGTGCAGATCGGAGGCGGTTGA
- a CDS encoding cytochrome P450 — MTSSGREVPEAPGAWPLLGHIVPVLRRPLEFLPSLARHGDVVKVRFGRFPVYVVTDPDATRDVLVPGDLAYKRGLCFEKLEPGLGKGIATASGAEHHRLRRLLQPVFSRERIIEYASIMRTAAEETAQSWHDGGHIEADEVMNDLALTALTRSLFKFTVNPDTADAIKHGMRLLTHSLLKRIVLPAAWERVPTPGNLRFNRAMARMNRAIEETITVYRESGEDRGDVLSALLSVSDDNGKGLTDQEVHAQVMTLALTGVEAPGATLGWVMYEMGRNREVAERVNAELDTVLGGRPPTYDDLANLPYLGRVIDEVLRLRTPMLFSRRTLREVRAGNSVIPADAELIYSPFLLHHDARWFPDPARFDPDRWLPENAKRIPKGAYIPFAAGAFQCIGKLFATTELTMVTATICARWRMQLEPGADVREVASALIRPSQLPMTVHRREVSAA; from the coding sequence GTGACCTCATCGGGACGTGAAGTCCCCGAGGCGCCCGGCGCGTGGCCGCTGCTCGGTCACATCGTGCCGGTTCTTCGCCGGCCCCTGGAATTCCTGCCGTCGCTGGCCCGGCACGGTGACGTCGTGAAGGTGCGCTTCGGCCGGTTTCCGGTGTACGTGGTCACCGACCCCGACGCCACTCGTGACGTGCTCGTGCCCGGTGACCTCGCCTACAAACGCGGGCTGTGCTTCGAGAAGCTCGAACCGGGCCTGGGCAAGGGCATCGCGACTGCGTCCGGCGCGGAACACCACCGGCTGCGCCGGCTCTTGCAGCCCGTATTCAGCCGCGAGCGCATCATCGAATACGCGTCGATCATGCGGACCGCCGCCGAGGAGACCGCCCAGTCCTGGCACGACGGCGGGCACATCGAGGCCGACGAGGTCATGAACGACCTGGCCCTCACTGCGCTGACCCGCAGCCTGTTCAAGTTCACGGTCAACCCCGATACCGCCGACGCGATCAAACACGGCATGCGGCTGCTCACCCACAGCCTGCTCAAGCGCATCGTGCTGCCGGCGGCTTGGGAACGGGTGCCGACGCCGGGCAATCTTCGGTTCAACCGGGCCATGGCGAGGATGAACCGGGCCATCGAAGAGACCATCACCGTCTATCGCGAATCCGGAGAAGACCGGGGTGACGTTCTGTCCGCCCTGCTCTCCGTGAGCGATGACAACGGCAAGGGGCTCACCGACCAGGAGGTGCACGCCCAGGTCATGACGTTGGCGTTGACGGGGGTCGAGGCGCCCGGGGCGACTCTGGGTTGGGTGATGTACGAGATGGGCCGCAACCGGGAGGTGGCCGAGCGGGTCAACGCCGAGCTCGACACCGTTCTCGGCGGTCGGCCCCCGACCTACGACGACCTCGCGAACCTGCCCTACCTCGGCCGCGTCATCGACGAAGTGCTCCGGCTGCGCACGCCGATGCTCTTCTCCCGGCGCACGCTGAGGGAAGTCCGCGCCGGGAATTCGGTCATCCCCGCCGACGCGGAGCTCATCTACAGCCCGTTCCTGCTGCACCACGACGCACGCTGGTTCCCCGATCCGGCGCGCTTCGATCCCGACCGATGGCTGCCGGAGAACGCGAAGCGGATCCCGAAGGGCGCCTACATCCCGTTCGCCGCGGGAGCTTTCCAGTGCATCGGGAAGTTGTTCGCCACCACGGAACTGACCATGGTCACGGCCACGATCTGCGCGCGGTGGCGGATGCAGCTCGAGCCCGGCGCCGACGTCCGTGAGGTCGCCAGCGCCCTGATCCGACCGAGCCAGCTGCCGATGACGGTCCACCGACGCGAAGTTTCGGCGGCGTAG
- a CDS encoding terpene synthase family protein — protein sequence MDTYQMPDVCLPFVTATHPQAHRVQKLTEQWCQEFGLLRSPDVVTKFSALGYGRIMATLCPYVPLHTMSLITDWNSFFFIADDQQNNAITTNRVGRYEDLVDAVRHVIADDTHPTPADDHPIVAALRDLLCRTLPGRPPYWLARFRANLDLWLTGHLAENSYRLSGTVPRVSEYISVRRNASTVLPTLDLVEMAERAVISDELYRTPQYRTLVLGTADIMCWINDIHSLHMEQDDPINFVTVLAHHEHLETQRAMDAVAARIAARVQDHLTAARELPLVMDGLEPSAQKAIMWCVRDQQSWAAGMETWDRTDTIRFADSEVPTRGTTASYVEDLLAD from the coding sequence GTGGACACCTACCAGATGCCCGACGTGTGCCTGCCGTTCGTCACCGCAACCCATCCGCAGGCCCACCGCGTGCAGAAGCTGACCGAGCAGTGGTGCCAGGAGTTCGGCCTGCTGCGCTCACCTGACGTCGTGACCAAGTTCAGTGCTCTGGGCTACGGCCGCATCATGGCCACGCTTTGCCCGTACGTCCCGCTCCACACGATGTCCCTGATCACCGACTGGAACAGCTTCTTTTTCATCGCCGACGACCAGCAGAACAACGCGATCACGACCAACCGGGTGGGGCGGTACGAGGATCTGGTCGATGCCGTGCGGCACGTCATCGCCGATGACACCCACCCGACGCCGGCCGACGATCACCCGATCGTCGCGGCTCTACGCGACCTACTGTGCCGAACGCTACCCGGCCGTCCTCCGTACTGGCTGGCGCGGTTCCGGGCGAACCTGGATCTCTGGCTCACCGGGCACCTGGCCGAGAACTCCTACCGGTTGTCCGGCACCGTCCCGCGGGTATCGGAGTACATCTCGGTGCGGCGCAACGCATCCACCGTCCTGCCCACGCTCGACCTCGTGGAAATGGCCGAACGCGCTGTGATCTCCGACGAGCTCTACCGGACACCGCAGTACCGGACGCTGGTACTCGGGACGGCGGACATCATGTGCTGGATCAACGACATCCACTCGTTGCACATGGAACAGGACGACCCGATCAACTTCGTCACCGTCCTCGCCCACCACGAGCACCTGGAGACCCAACGGGCCATGGACGCTGTAGCTGCGCGCATCGCTGCCCGCGTACAAGACCACCTGACCGCGGCGCGTGAGCTCCCCCTGGTCATGGACGGCCTCGAACCTTCAGCACAGAAGGCCATCATGTGGTGCGTGCGGGACCAGCAGTCCTGGGCCGCGGGCATGGAGACGTGGGACCGCACGGACACCATCCGCTTCGCCGACTCCGAGGTGCCCACGCGCGGCACGACCGCCTCGTACGTCGAAGACCTCCTGGCCGACTGA
- a CDS encoding cytochrome P450, with amino-acid sequence MTTALNRKAPTAPGKLPVLGHSLSLLRPDRVGYFTALRSIGDLVEIKIGARPYVLLNSPELVRDALLEQGSSFDRGRIFEKARPYVGDGLFTSQGTEHLRQRRSVQPAFHHARLDSYAGMMADIARRHVSAWQPGDTLNADHEMHVLASEIIGRTMFQSPLAREVIQLCSDELPTLVQGLGVRTVLPDFFTQLPLPVNRRYDAACAKFRDAARRLVDSYRESGGGGRGDFVSMLMEARDAKTGVAPTDTEIRDQIMTLLISAIETPATTLAWALYELASAPEVRAQLEEEADRVFHGDVDLAELRVTEAFVLENLRLHHPLWMLMRRAVRPVTVGGVHLEAGTEVIYSPAAMHRDPAIFPDPMRIRPERWLGDGPTPEMQRAFVPFGLGRRQCMGDAFAMIQMKISVAAVAAGSRLSLPAGFRPKTVTTSVVRLAELPMIVGAR; translated from the coding sequence ATGACCACAGCCCTGAACCGCAAAGCCCCGACTGCTCCGGGCAAGCTGCCCGTGCTCGGTCACTCGCTCTCCCTGCTGCGGCCCGATCGCGTCGGCTACTTCACCGCGCTGCGCTCGATCGGCGACCTCGTGGAGATCAAGATCGGCGCGCGGCCGTACGTGTTGCTGAACTCGCCTGAGCTGGTTCGCGACGCGCTGCTCGAACAGGGGAGCAGCTTCGACCGCGGCCGCATCTTCGAAAAGGCGCGCCCGTACGTCGGCGACGGCCTGTTCACCTCCCAGGGCACCGAACATCTCCGGCAGCGGCGGTCAGTTCAACCCGCCTTCCACCACGCCCGCCTCGACAGCTATGCCGGGATGATGGCCGACATCGCCCGTCGGCACGTCTCGGCGTGGCAACCGGGCGACACGCTCAACGCTGACCATGAGATGCACGTCCTGGCAAGCGAGATCATCGGTCGGACGATGTTCCAGTCGCCGCTGGCCCGGGAGGTCATCCAGCTGTGCAGCGACGAACTGCCGACGCTGGTGCAAGGCCTCGGGGTGCGCACGGTGCTGCCCGACTTCTTCACGCAGCTGCCGCTTCCCGTCAACCGGCGTTACGACGCCGCGTGCGCGAAATTCCGTGACGCCGCCCGCCGGCTCGTGGACTCCTACCGCGAGAGCGGCGGCGGCGGGCGAGGTGACTTCGTGTCCATGCTGATGGAAGCCCGCGATGCCAAAACCGGTGTCGCACCGACGGACACCGAGATCCGGGACCAGATCATGACGTTGCTGATCTCGGCGATTGAAACCCCGGCGACCACTCTGGCTTGGGCCCTCTACGAGCTGGCCAGTGCGCCCGAGGTGCGGGCGCAGCTCGAGGAAGAGGCTGACCGGGTGTTCCACGGTGACGTCGATTTAGCCGAGCTCCGCGTCACGGAAGCGTTCGTGCTGGAGAACCTGCGCCTGCACCATCCACTGTGGATGCTCATGCGCCGAGCAGTGCGCCCCGTCACGGTCGGCGGTGTACACCTGGAGGCGGGCACCGAGGTGATCTACAGTCCTGCCGCCATGCACCGTGACCCGGCCATCTTCCCGGACCCGATGCGGATCCGCCCGGAACGCTGGCTCGGTGACGGGCCGACTCCCGAGATGCAGCGCGCGTTCGTTCCTTTCGGGCTGGGCCGGCGGCAGTGCATGGGTGACGCGTTCGCGATGATCCAGATGAAGATCAGCGTCGCCGCAGTCGCGGCGGGTAGCCGGCTGAGCCTGCCCGCTGGGTTCCGCCCCAAGACCGTGACGACGAGCGTCGTGCGCCTCGCCGAGCTCCCGATGATCGTGGGTGCCCGGTGA